A genomic segment from Pelobates fuscus isolate aPelFus1 chromosome 7, aPelFus1.pri, whole genome shotgun sequence encodes:
- the TATDN2 gene encoding putative deoxyribonuclease TATDN2 isoform X2, translated as MVKHGSINGQVQRKCPQTSILKVGTHETENRDDITLHKDGPSFRKPRAHNPSMIFKKAFQDIIGTPVRSKPRTSNEHKSSSEIELQRGSDQCDLKTFVPGAGIAKKSEHHSDEDVVQKEAPERFSDSSDVVTELPNKSEANVHEETQRLVFLYDDSDEDTNTGGVVEKDPSIGSDFSDVEDVHSLARFSQEDPIPSCCSMPKAYSGTSSSYVMYPPYLYKSPWCNYTDQWTSSPVYKPCTEQDIWRQEESNGSLTSDHCTDWLEKSSLSVSSDRESPEHVQRQRSGSFHSPLTLENTNQTQRRKSDSFVLSDFSTNPTSFKDGFIDTHCHLDMLFGKLSFKGSFAEFRRAYNTSFPVEFRGCIADFCDPDTLHNLQWQDLLEEDMVWGAFGCHPHFAQYFTNQHQEEIMKALRHPKAVAYGEMGLDYSHKCSTKIPVQQKVFEDQLKLAVSLGKPLVIHCRDADEDLFRIMKKLVPSDYKFHRHCFTGPYSQIEPFLNEFPNMAVGFTALVTYHSATDAKDAMKRIPLERLLVETDAPYFLPRQVPKGVCKFAHPGLALHTIQEIAKLRNISVKSVLSALRKNTNQLYSI; from the exons ATGGTAAAACACGGAAGCATAAATGGTCAAGTCCAACGGAAATGTCCCCAAACAAGTATCTTAAAG GTTGGTACACATGAAACAGAAAACCGTGATGACATAACATTACATAAAGATGGACCCAGCTTCAGGAAGCCAAGAGCTCACAATCCCtcaatgatttttaaaaaagcaTTCCAGGACATCATTGGAACTCCTGTGAGAAGCAAGCCACGGACAAGCAATGAACATAAAAGTTCTTCTGAAATAGAACTTCAACGTGGATCAGATCAATGTGACCTCAAAACGTTCGTTCCTGGTGCAGGCATTGCAAAGAAGAGTGAGCACCACTCAGATGAAGATGTTGTTCAAAAAGAAGCGCCTGAAAGATTCTCCGATTCTAGTGATGTTGTCACAGAATTGCCAAACAAGTCAGAAGCCAATGTACATGAGGAAACTCAAAGGCTTGTGTTTCTGTATGACGATTCAGATGAAGACACCAATACA GGAGGGGTTGTGGAAAAGGACCCATCTATAGGAAGTGACTTCTCCGATGTAGAAGATGTCCACTCTTTGGCCAGGTTTTCTCAAGAAGATCCAATTCCTTCATGCTGTTCCATGCCGAAGGCATATAGTGGTACATCTTCAAGTTATGTTATGTACCCGCCTTACCTATACAAAAGTCCATGGTGCAATTACACAGACCAGTGGACAAGTAGCCCAGTGTATAAACCGTGCACTGAACAGGACATTTGGCGCCAGGAAGAATCTAATGGGAGCCTCACATCGGACCATTGTACAGACTGGTTAGAGAAATCTTCTCTCAGTGTATCCAGTGACCGGGAAAGTCCTGAACACGTACAACGGCAGAGATCTGGCTCTTTTCACTCTCCATTGACACTTGAAAACACAAATCAAACTCAAAGAAGGAAGTCTGATTCATTTGTTTTGTCAGATTTTTCAACAAATCCAACGTCCTTCAAAGATGGATTCATAGACACGCATTGTCACCTGGATATGCTGTTTGGAAAACTGTCATTTAAAGGCTCCTTTGCAGAGTTCAGAAGAGCCTACAATACTTCTTTCCCTGTGGAGTTCCGAGGTTGCATTGCAGATTTCTGTGATCCTGATACACTGCATAACCTTCAGTGGCAGGATTTGCTGGAAGAGGACATGGTGTGGGGCGCATTTGGTTGCCATCCACACTTTGCACAGTATTTTACAAACCAACATCAGGAAGAAATAATGAAAGCTCTTCGACACCCAAAGGCTGTTGCCTATGGTGAAATGGGGCTGGATTATTCCCACAAGTGTTCTACAAAAATCCCAGTGCAACAAAAG GTTTTTGAGGATCAGCTAAAACTCGCAGTATCGCTGGGGAAACCTCTGGTGATTCATTGTCGGGATGCAGATGAGGATTTGTTCCGGATTATGAAGAAGTTGGTTCCCAGTGACTACAAGTTCCATCG GCACTGCTTTACTGGCCCTTACAGTCAAATCGAGCCTTTTCTGAACGAGTTTCCAAACATGGCTGTTGGTTTTACTGCGCTTGTGACATACCATTCTGCTACCGATGCCAAAGATGCTATGAAACGAATACCTCTGGAACGGCTGCTCGTCGAAACAGATGCcccttattttttgcctagacaG
- the TATDN2 gene encoding putative deoxyribonuclease TATDN2 isoform X1 produces the protein MAASDGKTRKHKWSSPTEMSPNKYLKGTETRLPRRVSYTKAHESETVNVTQNRHVTLYECETDARNSLSSKTLDDETIYSSPATAKGKLRRRQRSDPSMCDTTQLDTSADLVTGHSHAFRREVGTHETENRDDITLHKDGPSFRKPRAHNPSMIFKKAFQDIIGTPVRSKPRTSNEHKSSSEIELQRGSDQCDLKTFVPGAGIAKKSEHHSDEDVVQKEAPERFSDSSDVVTELPNKSEANVHEETQRLVFLYDDSDEDTNTGGVVEKDPSIGSDFSDVEDVHSLARFSQEDPIPSCCSMPKAYSGTSSSYVMYPPYLYKSPWCNYTDQWTSSPVYKPCTEQDIWRQEESNGSLTSDHCTDWLEKSSLSVSSDRESPEHVQRQRSGSFHSPLTLENTNQTQRRKSDSFVLSDFSTNPTSFKDGFIDTHCHLDMLFGKLSFKGSFAEFRRAYNTSFPVEFRGCIADFCDPDTLHNLQWQDLLEEDMVWGAFGCHPHFAQYFTNQHQEEIMKALRHPKAVAYGEMGLDYSHKCSTKIPVQQKVFEDQLKLAVSLGKPLVIHCRDADEDLFRIMKKLVPSDYKFHRHCFTGPYSQIEPFLNEFPNMAVGFTALVTYHSATDAKDAMKRIPLERLLVETDAPYFLPRQVPKGVCKFAHPGLALHTIQEIAKLRNISVKSVLSALRKNTNQLYSI, from the exons ATGGCGGCAAGCGATGGTAAAACACGGAAGCATAAATGGTCAAGTCCAACGGAAATGTCCCCAAACAAGTATCTTAAAGGTACTGAGACCAGACTCCCTCGAAGAGTCAGTTATACTAAAGCCCATGAATCTGAAACTGTTAACGTGACGCAGAATAGACACGTAACCCTATACGAATGTGAGACAGATGCCCGAAACAGCCTGAGTTCCAAGACGTTGGATGATGAGACTATTTATTCTAGCCCTGCTACTGCAAAGGGCAAACTAAGGAGACGCCAGCGAAGTGACCCTTCCATGTGTGACACTACCCAGCTGGATACATCTGCAGATTTAGTTACTGGACATTCACATGCTTTTAGAAGAGAG GTTGGTACACATGAAACAGAAAACCGTGATGACATAACATTACATAAAGATGGACCCAGCTTCAGGAAGCCAAGAGCTCACAATCCCtcaatgatttttaaaaaagcaTTCCAGGACATCATTGGAACTCCTGTGAGAAGCAAGCCACGGACAAGCAATGAACATAAAAGTTCTTCTGAAATAGAACTTCAACGTGGATCAGATCAATGTGACCTCAAAACGTTCGTTCCTGGTGCAGGCATTGCAAAGAAGAGTGAGCACCACTCAGATGAAGATGTTGTTCAAAAAGAAGCGCCTGAAAGATTCTCCGATTCTAGTGATGTTGTCACAGAATTGCCAAACAAGTCAGAAGCCAATGTACATGAGGAAACTCAAAGGCTTGTGTTTCTGTATGACGATTCAGATGAAGACACCAATACA GGAGGGGTTGTGGAAAAGGACCCATCTATAGGAAGTGACTTCTCCGATGTAGAAGATGTCCACTCTTTGGCCAGGTTTTCTCAAGAAGATCCAATTCCTTCATGCTGTTCCATGCCGAAGGCATATAGTGGTACATCTTCAAGTTATGTTATGTACCCGCCTTACCTATACAAAAGTCCATGGTGCAATTACACAGACCAGTGGACAAGTAGCCCAGTGTATAAACCGTGCACTGAACAGGACATTTGGCGCCAGGAAGAATCTAATGGGAGCCTCACATCGGACCATTGTACAGACTGGTTAGAGAAATCTTCTCTCAGTGTATCCAGTGACCGGGAAAGTCCTGAACACGTACAACGGCAGAGATCTGGCTCTTTTCACTCTCCATTGACACTTGAAAACACAAATCAAACTCAAAGAAGGAAGTCTGATTCATTTGTTTTGTCAGATTTTTCAACAAATCCAACGTCCTTCAAAGATGGATTCATAGACACGCATTGTCACCTGGATATGCTGTTTGGAAAACTGTCATTTAAAGGCTCCTTTGCAGAGTTCAGAAGAGCCTACAATACTTCTTTCCCTGTGGAGTTCCGAGGTTGCATTGCAGATTTCTGTGATCCTGATACACTGCATAACCTTCAGTGGCAGGATTTGCTGGAAGAGGACATGGTGTGGGGCGCATTTGGTTGCCATCCACACTTTGCACAGTATTTTACAAACCAACATCAGGAAGAAATAATGAAAGCTCTTCGACACCCAAAGGCTGTTGCCTATGGTGAAATGGGGCTGGATTATTCCCACAAGTGTTCTACAAAAATCCCAGTGCAACAAAAG GTTTTTGAGGATCAGCTAAAACTCGCAGTATCGCTGGGGAAACCTCTGGTGATTCATTGTCGGGATGCAGATGAGGATTTGTTCCGGATTATGAAGAAGTTGGTTCCCAGTGACTACAAGTTCCATCG GCACTGCTTTACTGGCCCTTACAGTCAAATCGAGCCTTTTCTGAACGAGTTTCCAAACATGGCTGTTGGTTTTACTGCGCTTGTGACATACCATTCTGCTACCGATGCCAAAGATGCTATGAAACGAATACCTCTGGAACGGCTGCTCGTCGAAACAGATGCcccttattttttgcctagacaG